In one Poseidonibacter antarcticus genomic region, the following are encoded:
- a CDS encoding NAD(+)/NADH kinase — MRSNKNQELVSPLRKAGIVLRPSSPKLKTVYVEIKSILEKNNIEVFLEDNSANMINDKGLALDELCTKVDFLVSVGGDGTLLSVVRRSFAFNKPVLGINLGTLGFLTDISMEELENFIIDLNNNNYRIDNRMMIKGTLNLNSFVAFNDIVITRKSISSMIKIDAKIDNKHFNSYYGDGVIISTPTGSTAYNLSVGGPIVYPLTEAFIITPVAPHSLTQRPLVMPADFQIEFTSTDSNGAVVIVDGQDIYELEQNESIKIKIAKQSARMLHRCKRNYFEVLNEKLRWGNKFND; from the coding sequence TTGAGATCAAATAAAAATCAAGAACTAGTATCTCCACTTCGTAAAGCTGGAATTGTTTTAAGACCTTCAAGTCCTAAATTAAAAACTGTATATGTAGAAATTAAATCAATATTAGAAAAAAATAATATTGAAGTTTTTTTAGAAGATAATTCTGCAAACATGATTAATGACAAGGGTTTAGCATTAGATGAATTATGTACTAAAGTTGATTTTCTTGTTTCAGTAGGTGGGGATGGTACTTTACTATCAGTTGTAAGAAGATCTTTTGCTTTTAATAAACCTGTTTTAGGTATAAATTTAGGAACACTGGGATTTTTAACTGATATTTCTATGGAAGAATTAGAAAATTTTATTATTGACCTTAATAATAACAATTATAGAATAGATAATCGTATGATGATTAAAGGTACACTAAATCTAAATAGTTTTGTTGCTTTTAATGATATTGTAATTACTAGAAAATCAATTTCTTCAATGATTAAAATAGATGCAAAAATTGATAATAAACATTTCAATTCTTATTATGGAGATGGTGTAATTATATCAACTCCTACAGGCTCAACTGCTTATAATTTATCCGTAGGTGGTCCAATTGTTTATCCTTTAACAGAAGCTTTTATTATAACTCCTGTTGCTCCCCATTCATTAACTCAAAGACCACTAGTAATGCCAGCAGATTTTCAAATAGAATTTACAAGTACTGATTCAAATGGTGCTGTTGTAATTGTTGATGGACAAGATATTTATGAATTAGAACAAAATGAATCTATCAAAATTAAAATTGCAAAACAAAGTGCGAGAATGTTACATAGATGTAAAAGAAATTATTTTGAAGTATTAAATGAAAAATTAAGATGGGGAAATAAATTTAATGATTAA
- a CDS encoding AAA family ATPase has product MINRIYIKDCLSFQEIDLEFSTGLNVFTGPSGAGKSILMQAILSLFALSDVKASLGEVLISDSKVIDELYDLETNDDIIIKTIKKENVRFFINNQTISKKNLNAFSSRLIKHLNLKDTSDFESNKLLNFIDKLCKKDYKEFAKIKSEFDVLYKELMITRKDLKKIIADELKIEDLKEFTKFEIDKIETINPTVDEYEELNLLKRKLSKKDKIEDAIKSASTILNYRQDVSNTLELLEEDSSFFDETMNELNNIFEKFNDSLYELEDIDIETVLNRIEKLSSLQKRFGSIAQALAYKDEKIKDLESYENITFEKSVLENKLASLTNDIDKLSKQLSVYRKKSLLTLEKKINKYLKFLYLSNAKITLLDKNLDSYGIDEVHFELNGVSLNTISSGEYNRLRLALLTSMSEFDIIENGVLFLDEIDANLSGKESDAIANVLSTLSKSYQIFAISHQPQLTSSSHQHFLVDKHNGVSTIKLLNKDERINEIARMISGEEITTNAINFAKNLLIKK; this is encoded by the coding sequence ATGATTAATAGAATTTATATTAAAGACTGTTTGTCATTTCAAGAAATTGATTTAGAATTTAGTACAGGTTTAAATGTTTTTACAGGTCCAAGTGGAGCAGGTAAATCTATATTAATGCAAGCAATTTTATCACTATTTGCATTAAGTGATGTAAAAGCTAGTTTAGGTGAAGTTTTAATAAGTGATTCAAAAGTTATTGATGAGTTATATGATTTAGAAACAAATGATGATATTATTATTAAAACAATAAAAAAAGAAAATGTTAGATTTTTTATAAACAATCAAACTATTTCTAAAAAAAACTTAAACGCTTTTTCTTCTAGATTAATCAAACATTTAAATTTAAAAGATACCTCTGATTTTGAAAGTAATAAGTTATTAAATTTTATAGATAAATTATGTAAAAAAGATTACAAAGAATTTGCCAAAATAAAATCAGAATTTGATGTATTATACAAAGAATTAATGATAACACGAAAAGATCTTAAAAAGATTATTGCAGATGAATTAAAAATTGAAGATTTAAAAGAGTTTACAAAATTTGAAATTGATAAAATAGAAACAATAAATCCAACAGTTGATGAGTATGAAGAATTAAATTTATTAAAAAGAAAACTTTCCAAAAAAGACAAAATTGAAGATGCAATAAAAAGTGCTTCAACTATTTTAAATTATAGACAAGATGTTTCAAATACCTTAGAACTTTTAGAAGAAGATTCAAGTTTTTTTGATGAAACAATGAATGAACTAAATAATATTTTTGAAAAATTTAATGATTCTTTATATGAATTAGAAGATATAGATATTGAAACTGTATTAAATAGGATTGAAAAATTATCATCATTGCAAAAAAGGTTTGGTTCTATTGCTCAAGCTTTAGCTTATAAAGATGAAAAAATAAAAGATTTAGAATCATATGAAAATATTACTTTTGAAAAGTCGGTATTAGAAAATAAATTAGCTTCTTTAACTAATGATATAGATAAGTTATCAAAACAATTATCAGTATATAGAAAAAAAAGTTTATTAACACTTGAAAAAAAAATAAATAAATATTTAAAGTTTTTATATTTATCAAATGCAAAAATTACTTTGTTAGATAAAAATTTAGATTCATATGGAATTGATGAAGTACATTTTGAATTAAATGGCGTTAGCTTAAATACAATTAGTTCAGGTGAGTACAATAGATTAAGATTAGCACTATTAACTTCTATGAGTGAATTTGATATTATTGAAAATGGAGTTTTATTTTTAGATGAAATTGATGCTAACTTAAGTGGAAAAGAAAGTGATGCAATTGCAAATGTATTATCTACATTATCTAAATCTTACCAAATCTTTGCAATATCTCATCAACCTCAATTAACTTCAAGTTCACATCAACATTTTTTAGTGGATAAACATAATGGAGTTTCTACTATTAAACTATTAAATAAAGATGAAAGAATCAATGAAATAGCTAGAATGATAAGCGGTGAAGAAATCACAACTAATGCAATAAATTTTGCAAAAAACTTACTAATTAAAAAATAA